One part of the Arabidopsis thaliana chromosome 4, partial sequence genome encodes these proteins:
- the NFC5 gene encoding nucleosome/chromatin assembly factor group C5 (nucleosome/chromatin assembly factor group C5 (NFC5); CONTAINS InterPro DOMAIN/s: Histone-binding protein RBBP4 (InterPro:IPR022052), WD40 repeat 2 (InterPro:IPR019782), WD40 repeat, conserved site (InterPro:IPR019775), WD40 repeat (InterPro:IPR001680), WD40 repeat-like-containing domain (InterPro:IPR011046), WD40-repeat-containing domain (InterPro:IPR017986), WD40/YVTN repeat-like-containing domain (InterPro:IPR015943), WD40 repeat, subgroup (InterPro:IPR019781); BEST Arabidopsis thaliana protein match is: Transducin family protein / WD-40 repeat family protein (TAIR:AT2G19520.1); Has 24856 Blast hits to 17343 proteins in 647 species: Archae - 12; Bacteria - 3162; Metazoa - 9403; Fungi - 5971; Plants - 3158; Viruses - 0; Other Eukaryotes - 3150 (source: NCBI BLink).), giving the protein MESEAAATVQATRPRRAPRTPVTAILTDKRRRKPKSNNESQLPFLLQQSQKATVDDTYSQWKTLLPILYDSFVNHTLVWPSLSCRWGPQLEQAGSKTQRLYLSEQTNGSVPNTLVIANCETVNRQLNEKAHSPFVKKYKTIIHPGEVNRIRELPQNSKIVATHTDSPDILIWNTETQPDRYAVLGAPDSRPDLLLIGHQDDAEFALAMCPTEPFVLSGGKDKSVILWNIQDHITMAGSDSKSPGSSFKQTGEGSDKTGGPSVGPRGIYNGHKDTVEDVAFCPSSAQEFCSVGDDSCLMLWDARTGTSPAMKVEKAHDADLHCVDWNPHDNNLILTGSADNTVRVFDRRNLTSNGVGSPVYKFEGHRAAVLCVQWSPDKSSVFGSSAEDGLLNIWDCDRVGKKSERATKTPDGLFFQHAGHRDKVVDFHWSLLNPWTIVSVSDNCESIGGGGTLQIWRMSDLIYRPEDEVLTELEKFKSHVFTCTSKS; this is encoded by the exons atggaAAGCGAAGCAGCAGCGACTGTTCAAGCCACCAGGCCGAGAAGAGCACCTAGGACTCCGGTGACAGCCATTTTGACGGATAAGAGAAGACGGAAACCTAAGAGCAACAACGAGTCTCAGTTACCATTTTTGCTACAGCAGAGTCAAAAGGCCACCGTTGACGACACTTACTCTCAGTGGAAGACTCTTCTTCCCATTCTCTATGATTCGTTTGTTAATCATACCCTCGTCTGGCCCTCTCTCTCTTGCAg ATGGGGGCCACAGCTTGAGCAAGCAGGTTCTAAGACTCAACGTCTCTATCTCTCGGAACAA ACGAATGGCAGTGTGCCTAATACTTTGGTCATAGCCAATTGCGAAACTGTTAATAGGCAG CTTAATGAAAAGGCACACTCTCCATTTGTGAAGAAGTACAAGACCATCATCCACCCTGGAGAG GTCAACAGAATTAGGGAACTCCCTCAAAATAGCAAGATTGTAGCTACTCACACCGACAGTCCTGAT ATTCTCATTTGGAACACTGAGACTCAACCAGACCGGTATGCTGTGCTTGGAGCTCCAGATTCTCGTCCAGATTTG ttacTAATTGGGCACCAGGATGATGCTGAATTTGCTCTTGCAATGTGCCCAACCGAACCTTTTGTTCTCTCTGGAG GCAAGGACAAGTCCGTTATTTTGTGGAATATCCAAGACCATATCACAATGGCTGGTTCGGATTCCAAATCCCCTGGATCCAGCTTCAAGCAGACTGGTGAAGGTAGTGATAAAACTGGTGGTCCTTCTGTTGGCCCTCGAGGCATATATAATGGCCACAAAGATACTGTTGAAGACGTGGCATTCTGTCCATCTAG TGCACAAGAATTCTGCAGTGTTGGTGACGATTCTTGCCTTATGCTATGGGACGCAAGAACTGGCACTAGTCCTGCCATGAAG GTTGAGAAGGCACATGATGCTGATCTTCACTGTGTCGATTGGAATCCTCATGACAATAATCTGATCCTGACTGG GTCAGCAGATAACACTGTCCGTGTGTTTGACCGCCGAAACCTTACCTCAAATGGAGTTGGTTCACCTGTTTACAAATTTGAAGGCCACAGAGCTGCTGTTCTTTGTGTTCAG TGGTCTCCTGATAAATCATCTGTTTTTGGGAGTTCTGCAGAAGATGGTCTCTTGAACATATGGGATTGTGATAGG GTTGGCAAGAAGTCTGAGCGTGCAACCAAAACTCCTGATGGGCTTTTCTTCCAGCATGCTGGTCACAG GGACAAAGTGGTCGACTTCCACTGGAGCCTATTGAACCCTTGGACTATTGTCAGTGTTTCTGATAATTGTGAGAGTATCGGTGGAGGTGGTACATTGCAG ATATGGCGGATGAGTGACTTGATTTACAGACCGGAAGATGAAGTCCTGACAGAGCTAGAGAAATTCAAGTCACATGTTTTCACATGTACCTCCAAGTCTTGA
- the NFC5 gene encoding nucleosome/chromatin assembly factor group C5 → MESEAAATVQATRPRRAPRTPVTAILTDKRRRKPKSNNESQLPFLLQQSQKATVDDTYSQWKTLLPILYDSFVNHTLVWPSLSCRWGPQLEQAGSKTQRLYLSEQTNGSVPNTLVIANCETVNRQLNEKAHSPFVKKYKTIIHPGEVNRIRELPQNSKIVATHTDSPDILIWNTETQPDRYAVLGAPDSRPDLLLIGHQDDAEFALAMCPTEPFVLSGGKDKSVILWNIQDHITMAGSDSKSPGSSFKQTGEGSDKTGGPSVGPRGIYNGHKDTVEDVAFCPSSAQEFCSVGDDSCLMLWDARTGTSPAMKVEKAHDADLHCVDWNPHDNNLILTGSADNTVRVFDRRNLTSNGVGSPVYKFEGHRAAVLCVQWSPDKSSVFGSSAEDGLLNIWDCDRVGKKSERATKTPDGLFFQHAGHRFSRLNSNSLACLSLLLSSVESIISSCISS, encoded by the exons atggaAAGCGAAGCAGCAGCGACTGTTCAAGCCACCAGGCCGAGAAGAGCACCTAGGACTCCGGTGACAGCCATTTTGACGGATAAGAGAAGACGGAAACCTAAGAGCAACAACGAGTCTCAGTTACCATTTTTGCTACAGCAGAGTCAAAAGGCCACCGTTGACGACACTTACTCTCAGTGGAAGACTCTTCTTCCCATTCTCTATGATTCGTTTGTTAATCATACCCTCGTCTGGCCCTCTCTCTCTTGCAg ATGGGGGCCACAGCTTGAGCAAGCAGGTTCTAAGACTCAACGTCTCTATCTCTCGGAACAA ACGAATGGCAGTGTGCCTAATACTTTGGTCATAGCCAATTGCGAAACTGTTAATAGGCAG CTTAATGAAAAGGCACACTCTCCATTTGTGAAGAAGTACAAGACCATCATCCACCCTGGAGAG GTCAACAGAATTAGGGAACTCCCTCAAAATAGCAAGATTGTAGCTACTCACACCGACAGTCCTGAT ATTCTCATTTGGAACACTGAGACTCAACCAGACCGGTATGCTGTGCTTGGAGCTCCAGATTCTCGTCCAGATTTG ttacTAATTGGGCACCAGGATGATGCTGAATTTGCTCTTGCAATGTGCCCAACCGAACCTTTTGTTCTCTCTGGAG GCAAGGACAAGTCCGTTATTTTGTGGAATATCCAAGACCATATCACAATGGCTGGTTCGGATTCCAAATCCCCTGGATCCAGCTTCAAGCAGACTGGTGAAGGTAGTGATAAAACTGGTGGTCCTTCTGTTGGCCCTCGAGGCATATATAATGGCCACAAAGATACTGTTGAAGACGTGGCATTCTGTCCATCTAG TGCACAAGAATTCTGCAGTGTTGGTGACGATTCTTGCCTTATGCTATGGGACGCAAGAACTGGCACTAGTCCTGCCATGAAG GTTGAGAAGGCACATGATGCTGATCTTCACTGTGTCGATTGGAATCCTCATGACAATAATCTGATCCTGACTGG GTCAGCAGATAACACTGTCCGTGTGTTTGACCGCCGAAACCTTACCTCAAATGGAGTTGGTTCACCTGTTTACAAATTTGAAGGCCACAGAGCTGCTGTTCTTTGTGTTCAG TGGTCTCCTGATAAATCATCTGTTTTTGGGAGTTCTGCAGAAGATGGTCTCTTGAACATATGGGATTGTGATAGG GTTGGCAAGAAGTCTGAGCGTGCAACCAAAACTCCTGATGGGCTTTTCTTCCAGCATGCTGGTCACAGGTTCTCAAGACTTAATTCTAATTCACTTGCTTGCCTTTCCCTTTTACTCTCTTCAGTGGAATCTATAATTTCCTCGTGTATATCTTCTTAG
- a CDS encoding uncharacterized protein (unknown protein; FUNCTIONS IN: molecular_function unknown; INVOLVED IN: biological_process unknown; LOCATED IN: endomembrane system; EXPRESSED IN: 23 plant structures; EXPRESSED DURING: 15 growth stages; CONTAINS InterPro DOMAIN/s: Uncharacterised protein family UPF0197 (InterPro:IPR007915); Has 190 Blast hits to 190 proteins in 72 species: Archae - 0; Bacteria - 0; Metazoa - 133; Fungi - 0; Plants - 48; Viruses - 0; Other Eukaryotes - 9 (source: NCBI BLink).) encodes MAAKPIASPIPVALYPTLSVFTLAIGLVITAIFFIVEHLPFKGWQVLGDMIRFVKVIYEATSSRKNRSVGKELATSAVASVFLGFGSLFLLLASGVYV; translated from the exons ATG GCGGCGAAACCGATTGCGAGTCCGATTCCGGTGGCGCTGTATCCGACTTTATCGGTGTTCACTCTTGCGATTGGTCTCGTCATTACCGCTATCTTCTTCAT CGTGGAGCATTTACCTTTCAAAGGGTGGCAAGTTTTAGGAGATATGATTCGGTTTGTTAAAGTAAT CTATGAAGCTACATCATCCAGGAAAAACCGAAGCGTCGGAAAGGAGCTCGCTACTTCAGCAGTTGCATCTGTCTTCTTG GGTTTTGGATCGTTGTTTTTGCTACTTGCTAGTGGTGTTTATGTCTGA
- a CDS encoding uncharacterized protein (unknown protein; FUNCTIONS IN: molecular_function unknown; INVOLVED IN: biological_process unknown; LOCATED IN: endomembrane system; EXPRESSED IN: 23 plant structures; EXPRESSED DURING: 15 growth stages; CONTAINS InterPro DOMAIN/s: Uncharacterised protein family UPF0197 (InterPro:IPR007915); Has 30201 Blast hits to 17322 proteins in 780 species: Archae - 12; Bacteria - 1396; Metazoa - 17338; Fungi - 3422; Plants - 5037; Viruses - 0; Other Eukaryotes - 2996 (source: NCBI BLink).) — MAAKPIASPIPVALYPTLSVFTLAIGLVITAIFFIYEATSSRKNRSVGKELATSAVASVFLGFGSLFLLLASGVYV, encoded by the exons ATG GCGGCGAAACCGATTGCGAGTCCGATTCCGGTGGCGCTGTATCCGACTTTATCGGTGTTCACTCTTGCGATTGGTCTCGTCATTACCGCTATCTTCTTCAT CTATGAAGCTACATCATCCAGGAAAAACCGAAGCGTCGGAAAGGAGCTCGCTACTTCAGCAGTTGCATCTGTCTTCTTG GGTTTTGGATCGTTGTTTTTGCTACTTGCTAGTGGTGTTTATGTCTGA
- the CKX4 gene encoding cytokinin oxidase 4 (cytokinin oxidase 4 (CKX4); FUNCTIONS IN: primary amine oxidase activity, cytokinin dehydrogenase activity; INVOLVED IN: cytokinin catabolic process; LOCATED IN: endomembrane system; EXPRESSED IN: 15 plant structures; EXPRESSED DURING: 9 growth stages; CONTAINS InterPro DOMAIN/s: Cytokinin dehydrogenase 1, FAD/cytokinin binding domain (InterPro:IPR015345), FAD-binding, type 2 (InterPro:IPR016166), FAD-linked oxidase-like, C-terminal (InterPro:IPR016164), FAD linked oxidase, N-terminal (InterPro:IPR006094); BEST Arabidopsis thaliana protein match is: cytokinin oxidase 2 (TAIR:AT2G19500.1); Has 4201 Blast hits to 4198 proteins in 819 species: Archae - 66; Bacteria - 2589; Metazoa - 17; Fungi - 1008; Plants - 315; Viruses - 0; Other Eukaryotes - 206 (source: NCBI BLink).), which produces MTNTLCLSLITLITLFISLTPTLIKSDEGIDVFLPISLNLTVLTDPFSISAASHDFGNITDENPGAVLCPSSTTEVARLLRFANGGFSYNKGSTSPASTFKVAARGQGHSLRGQASAPGGVVVNMTCLAMAAKPAAVVISADGTYADVAAGTMWVDVLKAAVDRGVSPVTWTDYLYLSVGGTLSNAGIGGQTFRHGPQISNVHELDVITGKGEMMTCSPKLNPELFYGVLGGLGQFGIITRARIALDHAPTRVKWSRILYSDFSAFKRDQERLISMTNDLGVDFLEGQLMMSNGFVDTSFFPLSDQTRVASLVNDHRIIYVLEVAKYYDRTTLPIIDQVIDTLSRTLGFAPGFMFVQDVPYFDFLNRVRNEEDKLRSLGLWEVPHPWLNIFVPGSRIQDFHDGVINGLLLNQTSTSGVTLFYPTNRNK; this is translated from the exons ATGACTAATACTCTCTGTTTAAGCCTCATCACCCTAATAACgctttttataagtttaaccCCAACCTTAATCAAATCAGATGAGGGCATTGATGTTTTCTTACCCATATCACTCAACCTTACGGTCCTAACCGATCCCTTCTCCATCTCTGCCGCTTCTCACGACTTCGGTAACATAACCGACGAAAATCCCGGCGCCGTCCTCTGCCCTTCCTCCACCACGGAGGTGGCTCGTCTCCTCCGTTTCGCTAACGGAGGATTCTCTTACAATAAAGGCTCAACCAGCCCCGCGTCTACTTTCAAAGTGGCTGCTCGAGGCCAAGGCCACTCCCTCCGTGGCCAAGCCTCTGCACCCGGAGGTGTCGTCGTGAACATGACGTGTCTCGCCATGGCGGCTAAACCAGCGGCGGTTGTTATCTCGGCAGACGGGACTTACGCTGACGTGGCTGCCGGGACGATGTGGGTGGATGTTCTGAAGGCGGCGGTGGATAGAGGCGTCTCGCCGGTTACATGGACGGATTATTTGTATCTCAGCGTCGGCGGGACGTTGTCGAACGCTGGAATCGGTGGTCAGACGTTTAGACACGGCCCTCAGATTAGTAACGTTCATGAGCTTGACGTTATTACCG GAAAAGGTGAAATGATGACTTGCTCTCCAAAGTTAAACCCTGAATTGTTCTATGGAGTTTTAGGAGGTTTGGGTCAATTCGGTATTATAACGAGGGCCAGGATTGCGTTGGATCATGCACCCACAAGG GTGAAATGGTCTCGCATACTCTACAGTGACTTCTCGGCTTTTAAAAGAGACCAAGAGCGTTTAATATCAATGACCAATGATCTCGGAGTTGACTTTTTGGAAGGTCAACTTATGATGTCAAATGGCTTCGTAGACACCTCTTTCTTCCCACTCTCCGATCAAACAAGAGTCGCATCTCTTGTGAATGACCACCGGATCATCTATGTTCTCGAAGTAGCCAAGTATTATGACAGAACCACCCTTCCCATTATTGACCAG gtGATTGACACGTTAAGTAGAACTCTAGGTTTCGCTCCAGGGTTTATGTTCGTACAAGATGTTCCGTATTTCGATTTCTTGAACCGTGTCCgaaacgaagaagataaaCTCAGATCTTTAGGACTATGGGAAGTTCCTCATCCATGGCTTAACATCTTTGTCCCGGGGTCTCGAATCCAAGATTTTCATGATGGTGTTATTAATGGCCTTCTTCTAAACCAAACCTCAACTTCTGGTGTTACTCTCTTCTATCCCACAAACCGAAACaagtaa
- the CKX4 gene encoding cytokinin oxidase 4, with product MTNTLCLSLITLITLFISLTPTLIKSDEGIDVFLPISLNLTVLTDPFSISAASHDFGNITDENPGAVLCPSSTTEVARLLRFANGGFSYNKGSTSPASTFKVAARGQGHSLRGQASAPGGVVVNMTCLAMAAKPAAVVISADGTYADVAAGTMWVDVLKAAVDRGVSPVTWTDYLYLSVGGTLSNAGIGGQTFRHGPQISNVHELDVITGKGEMMTCSPKLNPELFYGVLGGLGQFGIITRARIALDHAPTRVKWSRILYSDFSAFKRDQERLISMTNDLGVDFLEGQLMMSNGFVDTSFFPLSDQTRVASLVNDHRIIYVLEVAKYYDRTTLPIIDQVLKSIIHDDYLHTISIITNYHHHLSYMIQSKYIT from the exons ATGACTAATACTCTCTGTTTAAGCCTCATCACCCTAATAACgctttttataagtttaaccCCAACCTTAATCAAATCAGATGAGGGCATTGATGTTTTCTTACCCATATCACTCAACCTTACGGTCCTAACCGATCCCTTCTCCATCTCTGCCGCTTCTCACGACTTCGGTAACATAACCGACGAAAATCCCGGCGCCGTCCTCTGCCCTTCCTCCACCACGGAGGTGGCTCGTCTCCTCCGTTTCGCTAACGGAGGATTCTCTTACAATAAAGGCTCAACCAGCCCCGCGTCTACTTTCAAAGTGGCTGCTCGAGGCCAAGGCCACTCCCTCCGTGGCCAAGCCTCTGCACCCGGAGGTGTCGTCGTGAACATGACGTGTCTCGCCATGGCGGCTAAACCAGCGGCGGTTGTTATCTCGGCAGACGGGACTTACGCTGACGTGGCTGCCGGGACGATGTGGGTGGATGTTCTGAAGGCGGCGGTGGATAGAGGCGTCTCGCCGGTTACATGGACGGATTATTTGTATCTCAGCGTCGGCGGGACGTTGTCGAACGCTGGAATCGGTGGTCAGACGTTTAGACACGGCCCTCAGATTAGTAACGTTCATGAGCTTGACGTTATTACCG GAAAAGGTGAAATGATGACTTGCTCTCCAAAGTTAAACCCTGAATTGTTCTATGGAGTTTTAGGAGGTTTGGGTCAATTCGGTATTATAACGAGGGCCAGGATTGCGTTGGATCATGCACCCACAAGG GTGAAATGGTCTCGCATACTCTACAGTGACTTCTCGGCTTTTAAAAGAGACCAAGAGCGTTTAATATCAATGACCAATGATCTCGGAGTTGACTTTTTGGAAGGTCAACTTATGATGTCAAATGGCTTCGTAGACACCTCTTTCTTCCCACTCTCCGATCAAACAAGAGTCGCATCTCTTGTGAATGACCACCGGATCATCTATGTTCTCGAAGTAGCCAAGTATTATGACAGAACCACCCTTCCCATTATTGACCAGGTACTAAAATCCATTATTCATGATGATTATCTTCACACAATCAGTATCATCACCAATTACCATCATCACTTGTCATATATGATCCAAAGTAAATATATCAcatga
- the CKX4 gene encoding cytokinin oxidase 4 (cytokinin oxidase 4 (CKX4); FUNCTIONS IN: primary amine oxidase activity, cytokinin dehydrogenase activity; INVOLVED IN: cytokinin catabolic process; LOCATED IN: endomembrane system; EXPRESSED IN: 15 plant structures; EXPRESSED DURING: 9 growth stages; CONTAINS InterPro DOMAIN/s: Cytokinin dehydrogenase 1, FAD/cytokinin binding domain (InterPro:IPR015345), FAD-binding, type 2 (InterPro:IPR016166), FAD-linked oxidase-like, C-terminal (InterPro:IPR016164), FAD linked oxidase, N-terminal (InterPro:IPR006094); BEST Arabidopsis thaliana protein match is: cytokinin oxidase 2 (TAIR:AT2G19500.1); Has 4206 Blast hits to 4200 proteins in 818 species: Archae - 66; Bacteria - 2585; Metazoa - 17; Fungi - 1008; Plants - 323; Viruses - 0; Other Eukaryotes - 207 (source: NCBI BLink).) yields the protein MTNTLCLSLITLITLFISLTPTLIKSDEGIDVFLPISLNLTVLTDPFSISAASHDFGNITDENPGAVLCPSSTTEVARLLRFANGGFSYNKGSTSPASTFKVAARGQGHSLRGQASAPGGVVVNMTCLAMAAKPAAVVISADGTYADVAAGTMWVDVLKAAVDRGVSPVTWTDYLYLSVGGTLSNAGIGGQTFRHGPQISNVHELDVITGKGEMMTCSPKLNPELFYGVLGGLGQFGIITRARIALDHAPTRVKWSRILYSDFSAFKRDQERLISMTNDLGVDFLEGQLMMSNGFVDTSFFPLSDQTRVASLVNDHRIIYVLEVAKYYDRTTLPIIDQVIDTLSRTLGFAPGFMFVQDVPYFDFLNRVRNEEDKLRSLGLWEVPHPWLNIFVPGSRIQDFHDGVINGLLLNQTSTSGVTLFYPTNRNKWNNRMSTMTPDEDVFYVIGLLQSAGGSQNWQELENLNDKVIQFCENSGIKIKEYLMHYTRKEDWVKHFGPKWDDFLRKKIMFDPKRLLSPGQDIFN from the exons ATGACTAATACTCTCTGTTTAAGCCTCATCACCCTAATAACgctttttataagtttaaccCCAACCTTAATCAAATCAGATGAGGGCATTGATGTTTTCTTACCCATATCACTCAACCTTACGGTCCTAACCGATCCCTTCTCCATCTCTGCCGCTTCTCACGACTTCGGTAACATAACCGACGAAAATCCCGGCGCCGTCCTCTGCCCTTCCTCCACCACGGAGGTGGCTCGTCTCCTCCGTTTCGCTAACGGAGGATTCTCTTACAATAAAGGCTCAACCAGCCCCGCGTCTACTTTCAAAGTGGCTGCTCGAGGCCAAGGCCACTCCCTCCGTGGCCAAGCCTCTGCACCCGGAGGTGTCGTCGTGAACATGACGTGTCTCGCCATGGCGGCTAAACCAGCGGCGGTTGTTATCTCGGCAGACGGGACTTACGCTGACGTGGCTGCCGGGACGATGTGGGTGGATGTTCTGAAGGCGGCGGTGGATAGAGGCGTCTCGCCGGTTACATGGACGGATTATTTGTATCTCAGCGTCGGCGGGACGTTGTCGAACGCTGGAATCGGTGGTCAGACGTTTAGACACGGCCCTCAGATTAGTAACGTTCATGAGCTTGACGTTATTACCG GAAAAGGTGAAATGATGACTTGCTCTCCAAAGTTAAACCCTGAATTGTTCTATGGAGTTTTAGGAGGTTTGGGTCAATTCGGTATTATAACGAGGGCCAGGATTGCGTTGGATCATGCACCCACAAGG GTGAAATGGTCTCGCATACTCTACAGTGACTTCTCGGCTTTTAAAAGAGACCAAGAGCGTTTAATATCAATGACCAATGATCTCGGAGTTGACTTTTTGGAAGGTCAACTTATGATGTCAAATGGCTTCGTAGACACCTCTTTCTTCCCACTCTCCGATCAAACAAGAGTCGCATCTCTTGTGAATGACCACCGGATCATCTATGTTCTCGAAGTAGCCAAGTATTATGACAGAACCACCCTTCCCATTATTGACCAG gtGATTGACACGTTAAGTAGAACTCTAGGTTTCGCTCCAGGGTTTATGTTCGTACAAGATGTTCCGTATTTCGATTTCTTGAACCGTGTCCgaaacgaagaagataaaCTCAGATCTTTAGGACTATGGGAAGTTCCTCATCCATGGCTTAACATCTTTGTCCCGGGGTCTCGAATCCAAGATTTTCATGATGGTGTTATTAATGGCCTTCTTCTAAACCAAACCTCAACTTCTGGTGTTACTCTCTTCTATCCCACAAACCGAAACaa atGGAACAACCGCATGTCAACGATGACACCGGACGAAGATGTTTTTTATGTGATCGGATTACTGCAATCAGCTGGTGGATCTCAAAATTGGCAAGAACTTGAAAATCTCAACGACAAGGTTATTCAGTTTTGTGAAAACTCGGGAATTAAGATTAAGGAATATTTGATGCACtatacaagaaaagaagattggGTTAAACATTTTGGACCAAAATGGgatgattttttaagaaagaaaattatgtttgATCCCAAAAGACTATTGTCTCCAGGACAAGACATATTTAATTAA